The sequence CCATAGTGGCATCTACGACTTCGCAGGGTGAGTGTATATAAGGCGATTCGAGCGGAGTGAAAGTGAAAAAGTGGGGGACAGCGGTGGTGTACTGTGTGGATTCGGTCTGTCAGGGGGTTCCGATTGTTTTTCGTGAACGGGCGTGGAGATCGTTGTTGTGGTGTCACGAGGTCCGGTTGCAATCTTCCTCTGGTTTTCGTCGTCAGTGACGTGGGTTCGAACGGTGGCCGATTCGGGCGGCGGTTAAGCCGGCTTTGGACGGGGGTAAGTGCGGTCGGTGTTGACGACGATAGCCTGAAATCGCTCATTCGAATGTAGTCAGGCGACTGATCTCTTCTGGGGATGTAACCAACTTCGCTACAGGAGATATGGTAGTGGCTTTTATGTTTCTCCTTGTAGTGGTTGGAATGTGACGTGTATGACCAAGTGCCAAGTGGAGGGATAATTCGATGCGGGTGTTAGCCCGACTTCGGGCACGTGCAGATGCGGCATACAATAATGCCTATCACCACAAACTCAGCGGTCGGATATGGAACGCCTTAGAGGGTACAAAGTACGACGCTGTACACAATAACGACGATCCGAAACCGTTCGTGTTCAGCAATCCCTTTCCTCCGGGTGATCTGAGGGAGGGCGATGAAAGAACAGTCCTGATCGCCTCAACTGAGGAACCGCTATTGACTCATGTGGCAAGAGACCTTCAGGACGAACGGGAGTGGAACATTGGCGAGATGCCGTTTCACGTTGAGGCAGTGTCCGCCCTTTCGCCCGATGTTGGCGAGCCTGGCACCTCTGGAAGGCTCTCTACGGGAACCGGTGTCGTAGTTCGAATCCCACCCCAACGTTTCGACGAGTACGGGATTGAGGTGGACCACGACGAAGCAGAATTCTGGCGGCCAGAACACTCGATGGAGCCGTTTCAAAACCAGATCCATGCAAACTTGGATCGGAAGCACGGGTTGTTTGAACCGGACTATCTTCCGGGGCCGACAGATACGGATGGTGACCTGTTCGATGGCTACGAGCTAATCAAGACGTTTGCGATACCGGTGACGCCAACGACAGGAGTGACCGAAACGTGGGTTCTGAGCAAATGGCGGTTCGACTACACCGTTCGTGATGACGACCATCGACGGCACCTAAATCTAGCCCTGGACGTTGGGATTGGAGAACGCAATTCGCTTGGATTCGGGTTCATGAATATTGTTGAGAAGACTGGACCCGGCGAGTCGGAATTGGAGGGGGAGAATGCTTTCGCCTGAGGCGTTCCGCGAGAAATACGACGACGAGGAGCTGGAAGCAGAACTTCCGGATTCGCCGGTTTCGACGCTCCGAAGCATTCAATATCTCTACGGTAAGCTGTATACGCTCGGGACGCTCGGTGGTGGCCAATACGCCCCGTACCTCACACCTGACTCCGCCGAAGACCTTGTCGACACCGAGGACAGTTTGATCGTCGTTCGCGTCGACCTCAGCGGAGATGAACCGACGCTTGCCGACGACGATCGTGGTCCGGTGTGGGTTACCCGATACAGCGAGGATTTGGTCGAAAAGGTCAGCCATTGTAAGTACCCAGCGGCTCGCGGGATAGATCACAGTATTACTCACCAAGCTGGCCGCAACAGCGACCCGGAGAAGCTAGCCCGATACGCGAAAGAGCGTGTGACGAAGTGGCCGGTTGATGATGTCGTTCAGACTGCAGCCGAAGAGCATGACGACGGGTGGATCATCAATGCACTAGGTGATCTTGGCGATAAGGAAGACGTTCTTGACCGGATCGAAGAAAATGTAGAAACGGCTCTAGGGGGCGAATCCACGACGGCCCTTCTCACCGCCCAAGTCAAGATAAACTCGAATGGAGGATACCGCTGGCCCGGCGAGATCGACGGCTTCTTAGAGGCAATGCGGCAGAGAAAACTCTCGAAGCTCGTAACGAAGAACAAGGCAGATGATTCCTCTGGTAAGGCAACGGATCTCGTCACCGGTCGCGACACACGAACGGTCGGAACGGCGGAAGACCCACAAAATTACTTCCTCGGCAAGCAATTGGAGAAGTTCCCCGGCCTAGACATCGAAGAGGCCTGGCGGTCGCATCCGATCTCAGAAGATGCTGCCGTGACGGTGATGAATGCTGATTCCTTTGTAGAGGCCTGTACGTATCGGACATTCGGCGCGAAGGTATACTACCTTCCCTACTTTCGAGGCCGGCCCACAGCCGATCACGCCCGGGAACTGTACGATCTCCTCTATCGTGCGGCCACGTCCGAGGAAGATATGACGCCCGTCGAGCGAGCGTATTCGGAGTTCAAGCTCACCCGGGAACACGAGCTGCGATTCTACGTGTCGGCGGTGATGCCCCACCAAATGTCCCGCTACGATGTGCTCGGCGAAACGTTGAATGGTCGGTTGCTATATCCAAAGATGCTCGCCGAAAAACACAACCGGATCGTCGATTTGACAGCGGCCTTCACCTCAGAGACGGAGTGGAGCTCCCCGATGCCAACAAACGACTCATGGGACTTGCTTGTGGGTAGCAACGAACGTCTTCACTCCGTTTCGACAGGGTGGTACTTCCACCAGACGTTCGCCGAACGGGACGATGCTGAGGCTAACTCAGACGATCCACGAATTGAGGCACTTGTGGCTGTTTTGAGCGGCGATTCGATCGCCGTCGAGACGTTGCTGGAAGAGTATGTCGAGAGGATCGACGCAGACGAAAGCGACGACGCTTTCGATAGCTTCCCATCATTTCGTGTCGCAAGCCAGTTCGCACAACTATGCGTGCTCGCTGACGACGATCTTGACTTGCTGACGACGACAGACCCCGGTAAAGAACCGATAACAAACGAATCAGATTACGAGGTACATACCATGGAAACGGCAGAAAAAATTCTGGCGGACGGGGGAGACACCACAGCCGAAAAACTCGAGACGTTCATCGAGGACACCCCCGCACTCGCCTATGACCCAGAAGCACCGATCAACGACCAGCGTCGCGGCGCGTTCCTACTTGGGGTGCTCATCGGCGAAGTAGGAGCATATCAAAACTACAGTGAAAACCGGTCAACAACGCTGATCGACCAATACCCAGTAAAATCAATCACCAGTGCGCGAATCAAGAAGATCACACAGGAAGCTATCGGGACGACGATCACGTACACACGTGGAGAGAATCGAACAATCACGTTGTTCGAACATGTCGTTGATCGGCTTCGCGATACAATCCTTCGGCCGGATCCAGACGACTGGGAGATCGAAACTGACGATCTCCGGTTTTACTATTCGCTCGGCGTGACCTACGGCATGAATGATCACCCCGACTGGGACCAGCTCGAAACTGACACAACGGAGGAGCTCTAACAATGCCAGACAACACCGAACCCGTCCAGAACCGTTCCGAAATCGTCTTCCTGTACGACGCTGTCGATGCGAATCCAAACGGCAATCCCCTGAGTGGAGCCAATCGGCCGCGGATCGATCCGCAAACACAGCAAGCGATCGTCACCGACGTGCGTCTGAAACGATATCTCCGGGACCAGCTCAGTGACGATGGCCACGGAGTCTACATTCGCAACGTCCAAGAAGAAGGCGAGCAGTACACTCGCGAACAATTGCTTGAAGACCGGCTCAAAGATGTCGAACCAGGAGATTACGACCTTGATGACGATGACGAGGCCGATCGATTCCGGGACGACATCTTTGGGGCTTTTCTCGCGAACAGCGCCGATGTCCGATACTTTGGAGCGACGATGGCGACCGACACAGACGAGTACGAGGACTATCTGCCGGATCACTTCACTGGGCCGGTCCAGTTCTCGCCGGGCAAAACAATGCACCCGGTCAACGAGAACGAGGAATACGACAGCCTAACGAGTGTCATTGCAACCCAGGAGGGCAAAGAGCAGGGCGGGTTCGATCTAGACGATCATCGGATCCAGTACGGACTGATCCGGTTCCACGGGTTGGTAGACGAACACGGGGCCGAAGACACGAAGCTAACGCCTGCAGACGTTGAACGGCTTGATACACTCTGCTGGCGGGCGATCAAAAACCAGACGATAAGTCGGAGTAAAGTCGGTCAAGAGCCACGACTGTACTGCCGTGTCGAGTACGATGAGGAGAGTTTCCACATTGGCGGGCTCGATAAAGACCTGAGCCTCGACGATGAAGCGTCTTATCCAGCAGAAGAACTCCGAAACGTCCGCGACCTAACCCTCGAAATCGACGCGTTTGTCGAACGACTTGCCGGGGCTAGTGATCAAATTGAGCGCGTTCGCGTCGCCGCTAGCGATCCGCTGGAATTCTCATACGAGGGCGAACTCGGCGGCCCCGAACTCCTTTACGAGACACTAGAAGACGCACTCGGTGGAGAGACCGTCGAACGTATCGACGTGTACGACGAGTATCCCGATACGCTAGCCAACGCGTGACGATGAGTGCGACATCGGACGCGTCATCGTCTGACGAATCGGAGGCGCGCCCCGAACGGTGTCTCTCGCTCACGGTCAGCGGGCCATGGGGTCACTTCCGGCGTGTAGAGGGCAATGTTGTCAAGCAGACCTATCGCATCGTTCCACGGACGACGGTTGCTGGTCTGCTTGCTGCCATACTCGGCATCGGACGGGACGAATACTACGATCTGTTTGGACCCGACAGTTCTTGGATCGCAATCGAACCGGCTCAAGAACTCCGGACGGTGAATATGCCGATGAATACGCTCTCGACGGCTGAAGGGGACCTCACGTCGCTCAATGCACATGGGAAAATCAGCATTAAGCTCCCCAATCCAGAGAAACCCCGCCAGCAACACAACTATGAGGTACTTGTCGAACCCGCGTATCGAATCGATGTCGCTCTCGCGGATCGTGAGCGCTATGAGCAACTTCGAGAGATGCTCGCTACTGGCAAATCCTACTACGTTCCGAGCCTGGGGCTATCGGAGCATCTCGCCGAGATCGACTACCACGGCGAATTTGATGTCAAGACGGCGAACGTGCCCGACGAAGGCGGCATCGACGTCGATTCAACCGTCCCTGGTGGGTTCGAGGACGTGATTATGGACACCGAACGCCGGTGTCAGGTGGAGGAGTCGCCGGCATACATGGAACGCAACGAAAGTGGGCGAAAGACGACAGCATTCGCGACATATGCATTCAACCCAGATAGTGGTCCGCTCGCCGTGACCGACGCCACTGCTTCGACAGTTGGTGATCGAACGGTGGTGTTCCTATAACGTGTCAGGCCCGTTCGCTCACCCACCGAAAGACGGTCAGAGCGGGACGCCGCTCGTCGATCACCTTGAGGATGTGGCCGAGCGGGTCGATCACGTCGTGCCCTCAAGCGCCACCACTCCCGAGGAAGAGCCGCTTCGACCAGTCGTCAAAACGCTGGCCTACGTCCACGATGTCGGCAAGGCCACCTCGTATTTCCAAGAATACTTACTCACGGACCGGACCCCAGATAACGAACTCCTACGCCACCACTCACCACTTGGTGCGTTTCTCGCCTACTACGCACTCAAAGTGAGGGGGTTTGAGACAGAAACCTGTCTCGCCGGGTTCGTAGCCGTTGCAAAACACCACGGATCGCTCCCGAACATCGCTCATTACGTCTTCGACCGAGCACACCGGCGGGACGGTGTCACTGGCGAAGATCAAAACGCCAACGAACGGCGACAAACCGCTATTGCACGGCAAATTAAGGATCTCGACGAGAACAATGGGGGCGTCGTCCAGGAGATCGTTCAACAGGCAACCGATGGGGAAGGTTCGTGGAGTGAGTTCGAGGACGGATTTCTTGATCTTCTCGGGGACATCGAAACAGCCGTTGCGTCGAGTGGACACGTTCCCGAACCCCGAGTGGACGCACTTTCCGATGCCTATTACGGACTTGTCCTTCAGTGCTGGAGCAGTCTCGTCTTGGCCGACAAGACGAGTGCAGCCAAAGGACCGAAAGGCAAGTCGGCATATGCCCCTGAACGACCGTCGATTGATCGACTTGACGAGCACATAAGCGATATCGAGTCGTCCGTTTCCCAAGACATCGATGGCTCGCGCCCTGAACGCCTCAATTATTACCGGTCCCGAGCCGGAGAAGACGTGCTCGATTCAGTCCCACAATTCGTCGAGGGCGACAACCCTGTCGCAACGCTGACGCTCCCGACTGGGATGGGGAAGACGCTCACTGGACTATCCGCAGCACTCGAGATACGTGACCAAAGCGACCGAGATCGGATCGTCTATGCACTACCGTTTACCAGCGTGATCGATCAGGTCGTCGATGAACTCGAGGACATCTATCAGACCGACACATCGGGTCGTCTTCTGACCGCTCATCATCACCTGGCAGAGACAACGATCCAGGACGTAGAAGACGACGATGCTGCAGATCTCTCGGATGATGTAGCCTCGATGCTGGCCGAAAGTTGGCGTGCCGGACTCACCGTCACGACATTCGTGCAACTGTTCGAGAGTCTCGCTGGGCCTGCTAACCGACAGTCCATGAAGCTTCCGGCGCTCCGAAACGCGGTCGTCGTCCTTGACGAACCCCAGAGTCTACCTCTCGACTGGTGGAAACTCGTCCCACGACTCGTGGAACTGCTCACCGAGCAATACAACGCGACCGTGATCGCGATGACCGCGACCCAACCACGACTCTTCGAGGACGAGCTCGAACTCGTCGATGAACCCGAGATGTACTTCGACGCCGTTAGCCGAGTCTCGTACGAACTTGATCAATCGACGGAGCGATACATTACTGACCAGAGTGGTCCGAAGTCATACGAGGCTGCCGGGCAGATGCTCCGAGACGTTGATGACACCGGTAGTTCGACGTTGGCTATCTGTAACACGATCGATAGCGCACGTAAACTCACCGAGCAGGTATCCGGGCCTAGGATGCTTGACATTGGCGAACTATTCGCGGCGGAACTCGAACGTCAGGGTCGGGGTGCGGACGTGGACATAGACCGACTGGCGAGTCGGGTTGAAGCCGCTGACGGGCGACCCCTCATTCATCTGTCAACGCGTCTCCGACCAGTCGATCGATTGACGCTGATCGAGACGGCGAAGCGGCTTACAGAACGGTCGGTTCCCGTTCTGGTCGTGTCCACGCAACTGGTTGAGGCGGGCGTGGACATCAGCTTCGATCGCGTATATCGCGACCTGGCGCCGATTGACAGCATCGTCCAAGCGGCTGGACGGTGTAATCGGTCGTTCGAGCGGGACCGCGGTACAGTAACGGTATGGTGGCTCGATGCTCCGGGGGACCAGTCCAAGACGCCGGCTGAAGCAGTCTACAATCGCGGGACGACGCTACTCCCAGTGGTGGCGGAGACGCTAGAGCGAGTCCGTGAGGAGTCCGGTCGCCTCTCCGAGACAGATGTCGCCCGCCGATCCGTCCGTCAATACTTCGAGCAGCTGCTGAAAGACAAGAATGTTGGCAAGCAGGAGTACACCGACTTTGTGGATGACGCGAGGGGTAAAGACCTCGGTGATCTCTCGCTGATCGATCAGCGATTGTCGGCAGAAATCGTGGTCGCACGAACACCCGAAGAGCGAAAACTACTGGATAGAATACATGAAGCGCAAGAACATTATGATTATGAGACTCTTAACAATCTGGTAGAAGAGACGAAACCACTCCGGATATCGGTTCCCTACTACCAGGAAGATAGCGAAAGAGCGAGCGCCATCCGTGACCTACCGGTTCTCATTGATGATCAGGGAGTCTACGAACTAGACGTAAATCAATACGAGAAGAAGTTTGACCCGACAACTGGATTCGTCGCGACTACCTCCAGTGTCGACCATCAGTTCCTGTGACTATGAGTGAGGCTGATCCCGTGGAACTCCTCCTTAGATCGGCCCGTGACGAGGCAGTAGATGTGTCATTTCATGTTACTGGCGTGATGATGCAATACTACGTGGTCTGCGAGCGCGAACTCTGGTTCGAGAGTCGCGATATTGAGATAGACCGCGACAATCCGAGTGTCGTCAGAGGGACGCAGGTTGACAATACAGCGTACGAGGACAAACGTCGAAATCTCAGCATCGATGGTAGAATTTCCCCAGACCTCCTCGACGATGGCCGCGTCGTTGAAGTCAAGCCCTCCTCGTCGCTTATTGAACCCGCACGACTACAACTGCTCTATTATCTCTGGTACCTTGATCGTGTAGCCGGTGTCGAAAAGAACGGAGTATTGGCTCATCCACGCGAGAAGAAACGAGAAACGGTCGAATTGACCGACGAAGCAGTACAGCGAGTCGAGGATG is a genomic window of Halanaeroarchaeum sulfurireducens containing:
- the cas6 gene encoding CRISPR-associated endoribonuclease Cas6, which codes for MRVLARLRARADAAYNNAYHHKLSGRIWNALEGTKYDAVHNNDDPKPFVFSNPFPPGDLREGDERTVLIASTEEPLLTHVARDLQDEREWNIGEMPFHVEAVSALSPDVGEPGTSGRLSTGTGVVVRIPPQRFDEYGIEVDHDEAEFWRPEHSMEPFQNQIHANLDRKHGLFEPDYLPGPTDTDGDLFDGYELIKTFAIPVTPTTGVTETWVLSKWRFDYTVRDDDHRRHLNLALDVGIGERNSLGFGFMNIVEKTGPGESELEGENAFA
- a CDS encoding CRISPR-associated endonuclease Cas3'' codes for the protein MSGPFAHPPKDGQSGTPLVDHLEDVAERVDHVVPSSATTPEEEPLRPVVKTLAYVHDVGKATSYFQEYLLTDRTPDNELLRHHSPLGAFLAYYALKVRGFETETCLAGFVAVAKHHGSLPNIAHYVFDRAHRRDGVTGEDQNANERRQTAIARQIKDLDENNGGVVQEIVQQATDGEGSWSEFEDGFLDLLGDIETAVASSGHVPEPRVDALSDAYYGLVLQCWSSLVLADKTSAAKGPKGKSAYAPERPSIDRLDEHISDIESSVSQDIDGSRPERLNYYRSRAGEDVLDSVPQFVEGDNPVATLTLPTGMGKTLTGLSAALEIRDQSDRDRIVYALPFTSVIDQVVDELEDIYQTDTSGRLLTAHHHLAETTIQDVEDDDAADLSDDVASMLAESWRAGLTVTTFVQLFESLAGPANRQSMKLPALRNAVVVLDEPQSLPLDWWKLVPRLVELLTEQYNATVIAMTATQPRLFEDELELVDEPEMYFDAVSRVSYELDQSTERYITDQSGPKSYEAAGQMLRDVDDTGSSTLAICNTIDSARKLTEQVSGPRMLDIGELFAAELERQGRGADVDIDRLASRVEAADGRPLIHLSTRLRPVDRLTLIETAKRLTERSVPVLVVSTQLVEAGVDISFDRVYRDLAPIDSIVQAAGRCNRSFERDRGTVTVWWLDAPGDQSKTPAEAVYNRGTTLLPVVAETLERVREESGRLSETDVARRSVRQYFEQLLKDKNVGKQEYTDFVDDARGKDLGDLSLIDQRLSAEIVVARTPEERKLLDRIHEAQEHYDYETLNNLVEETKPLRISVPYYQEDSERASAIRDLPVLIDDQGVYELDVNQYEKKFDPTTGFVATTSSVDHQFL
- the cas8b gene encoding type I-B CRISPR-associated protein Cas8b/Csh1: MLSPEAFREKYDDEELEAELPDSPVSTLRSIQYLYGKLYTLGTLGGGQYAPYLTPDSAEDLVDTEDSLIVVRVDLSGDEPTLADDDRGPVWVTRYSEDLVEKVSHCKYPAARGIDHSITHQAGRNSDPEKLARYAKERVTKWPVDDVVQTAAEEHDDGWIINALGDLGDKEDVLDRIEENVETALGGESTTALLTAQVKINSNGGYRWPGEIDGFLEAMRQRKLSKLVTKNKADDSSGKATDLVTGRDTRTVGTAEDPQNYFLGKQLEKFPGLDIEEAWRSHPISEDAAVTVMNADSFVEACTYRTFGAKVYYLPYFRGRPTADHARELYDLLYRAATSEEDMTPVERAYSEFKLTREHELRFYVSAVMPHQMSRYDVLGETLNGRLLYPKMLAEKHNRIVDLTAAFTSETEWSSPMPTNDSWDLLVGSNERLHSVSTGWYFHQTFAERDDAEANSDDPRIEALVAVLSGDSIAVETLLEEYVERIDADESDDAFDSFPSFRVASQFAQLCVLADDDLDLLTTTDPGKEPITNESDYEVHTMETAEKILADGGDTTAEKLETFIEDTPALAYDPEAPINDQRRGAFLLGVLIGEVGAYQNYSENRSTTLIDQYPVKSITSARIKKITQEAIGTTITYTRGENRTITLFEHVVDRLRDTILRPDPDDWEIETDDLRFYYSLGVTYGMNDHPDWDQLETDTTEEL
- the cas7b gene encoding type I-B CRISPR-associated protein Cas7/Csh2 — encoded protein: MPDNTEPVQNRSEIVFLYDAVDANPNGNPLSGANRPRIDPQTQQAIVTDVRLKRYLRDQLSDDGHGVYIRNVQEEGEQYTREQLLEDRLKDVEPGDYDLDDDDEADRFRDDIFGAFLANSADVRYFGATMATDTDEYEDYLPDHFTGPVQFSPGKTMHPVNENEEYDSLTSVIATQEGKEQGGFDLDDHRIQYGLIRFHGLVDEHGAEDTKLTPADVERLDTLCWRAIKNQTISRSKVGQEPRLYCRVEYDEESFHIGGLDKDLSLDDEASYPAEELRNVRDLTLEIDAFVERLAGASDQIERVRVAASDPLEFSYEGELGGPELLYETLEDALGGETVERIDVYDEYPDTLANA
- a CDS encoding CRISPR-associated protein Cas4 produces the protein MSEADPVELLLRSARDEAVDVSFHVTGVMMQYYVVCERELWFESRDIEIDRDNPSVVRGTQVDNTAYEDKRRNLSIDGRISPDLLDDGRVVEVKPSSSLIEPARLQLLYYLWYLDRVAGVEKNGVLAHPREKKRETVELTDEAVQRVEDAIRGIFDVVKSDSPPTAEERPFCESCAYYDFCWSC
- the cas5b gene encoding type I-B CRISPR-associated protein Cas5b, giving the protein MSATSDASSSDESEARPERCLSLTVSGPWGHFRRVEGNVVKQTYRIVPRTTVAGLLAAILGIGRDEYYDLFGPDSSWIAIEPAQELRTVNMPMNTLSTAEGDLTSLNAHGKISIKLPNPEKPRQQHNYEVLVEPAYRIDVALADRERYEQLREMLATGKSYYVPSLGLSEHLAEIDYHGEFDVKTANVPDEGGIDVDSTVPGGFEDVIMDTERRCQVEESPAYMERNESGRKTTAFATYAFNPDSGPLAVTDATASTVGDRTVVFL